Proteins encoded together in one Schumannella luteola window:
- a CDS encoding ammonium transporter: MNWTLPAAILAAALLAAAATLLVRASVRVPFWIPLGAGVGAVVTTAAVAAVLGGIPPLFGATVASAAAPVSVPLAAALSRGPRLDLRQHVAVAVWALLIVPLAIVVPARVVAGCPPTSCVVEDFGGALPFVTAVGGFLLVPSVATIGRNRLRNGSGSRLVDLLAGLAVVPLFAVWLAAAEGDIDEYTGGLIASGLAAPALGALGWLIVDRLRGVTATTGRALRMGAMAGMAIILPGAAAMTPPWLIGLGFIGGCVGALAHDARAIVSSPEGVRAAVTALTLGAVGMVAPGILGTAIGFVFAARTDVTGSQLVATLAVAAGATALSIPVALLGRRR; this comes from the coding sequence ATGAACTGGACTCTGCCGGCCGCGATCCTCGCCGCCGCACTGCTGGCTGCAGCGGCGACCCTGCTGGTGCGGGCGTCGGTGCGCGTGCCGTTCTGGATCCCGCTCGGCGCCGGCGTCGGCGCGGTCGTCACCACCGCCGCGGTCGCCGCCGTCCTCGGTGGGATCCCGCCGCTGTTCGGCGCCACCGTCGCGAGCGCCGCCGCGCCCGTATCGGTGCCCCTCGCCGCCGCTCTCTCGCGCGGACCCCGCCTCGATCTGCGGCAGCACGTCGCCGTCGCGGTCTGGGCCCTGCTGATCGTGCCGCTCGCCATCGTCGTGCCCGCCCGCGTCGTCGCAGGCTGCCCGCCGACCTCCTGCGTCGTCGAGGACTTCGGCGGAGCGCTGCCCTTCGTGACCGCGGTCGGCGGCTTCCTGCTCGTGCCGTCCGTGGCGACGATCGGCCGCAACCGGCTTCGCAACGGATCGGGCAGTCGTCTCGTCGATCTCCTCGCCGGTCTCGCCGTCGTGCCGCTCTTCGCCGTCTGGCTGGCCGCGGCCGAGGGCGACATCGACGAGTACACCGGCGGGCTCATCGCGTCGGGTCTCGCGGCGCCGGCGCTCGGCGCGCTCGGGTGGCTCATCGTCGACCGGCTGCGCGGGGTGACGGCGACGACGGGCCGGGCCCTGCGCATGGGCGCGATGGCCGGGATGGCGATCATCCTGCCCGGCGCGGCCGCGATGACGCCGCCGTGGCTGATCGGGCTCGGTTTCATCGGCGGCTGCGTCGGCGCCCTCGCCCACGATGCGCGGGCCATCGTCTCCTCGCCGGAGGGCGTGCGTGCGGCCGTCACCGCGCTGACGCTGGGCGCCGTCGGCATGGTCGCCCCCGGCATCCTCGGCACCGCCATCGGCTTCGTCTTCGCCGCCCGCACCGACGTCACCGGCTCGCAGCTCGTGGCCACCCTCGCGGTCGCCGCGGGCGCGACCGCGCTCTCGATCCCGGTCGCGCTGCTCGGCCGTCGGCGCTGA
- the cydC gene encoding thiol reductant ABC exporter subunit CydC, producing the protein MSDPTHRGRARDRGRAEPGVGRDPQLQRELLLRDRPRLIALTLVTLLRAAGVLLIAEGLARGIVAAVAGQVGGPMELPLLLLAGGILARLVAEWATRVVAARTGAAIKAELRGGLLGALLRPGVDTPRVALLAGRRLDELDRYFLDVVPATLGVAVVPAAVLVRVLGADLLSTIILVLTLPLVPVFLALVGMHTRDEVARASTALDRLAAHLVELARGLPVIVGLGRLDEQRGALADIAERHRRATVRTLRTAFLSALVLELIATISVAVVAVVIGIRLINGGLPLETGLLVLVLAPECFAPFRALGSAFHAAEDGLDALRRARRVVVERVGGTRRATATQTLRLVDVSVTYAAAEPGPAPTPALGAVNAEHHGPGLIAVTAPSGGGKSTLLSLLADRLGPGALVTGEFDAPAPAAVARQHPRTTEPRVLDELLLWSEGAETESRVLAERLGLLPLLAHDPATLSPGELRRLAVARAALRLGTGARIALLDEPSSQLDAASAAAVRDLIRELADDHLVVVATHDPLLVALADARWRLDDAAPGLDAGARASDTSGEPVIRPVPRATTTHAADALSVDRHATAGPSAAVRAVDASDASSPSSSSRARPPLTALLALLAPELPRLLVAAVLGAAATVAAAALTGVSGWLIVRAGEHVAIMYLLVAIVGVRFFGIARAVLRYLERLFGHDAALRGAARLRGRLWSALASLGPGYRRATRSGETLDMLVGVADTVRDLLPRVVTPVLGAALSLAAWITASAIVLPESLDITIPAALVALVAAPIVTLLADRAATRKLEVERAELLRRAATVGDAADELVPAGLAEGALTGLRRTASRLARAEHRGTAAAGAGSAVVLAALGAATVALLDQAAHAVAVGAISGPFVAVLALLPLALIEAGEAAVDAARRAPALADALGRIAAVPSAPPAPPASVRSGAATKPVGEREAATSTREGALDGRPALVLDGVALRWPGGDRVVDDLDAVATSAQWLVVDGPSGSGKSTLLSAVLGQLAPEKGRILIPADTARTTATTAPTPTRSGPRVAWAPQDAHVFDASLRANLRLGRPADDAPDDAELLDVLRRVRLDRVLDARDGLDTRVGAGGAALSGGERQRLAVARALLSRADVVLIDEPTAHLDAATASALLAELRTALEGRIVVLVSHDPDAAEPGDLRLALGSGTASAAPLLVL; encoded by the coding sequence ATGAGCGACCCGACCCATCGAGGACGCGCCCGCGATCGCGGCCGCGCCGAGCCCGGCGTCGGTCGCGACCCGCAGCTGCAGCGCGAGCTGCTGCTGCGCGACCGCCCGCGCCTGATCGCGCTCACCCTGGTGACCCTGCTGCGCGCGGCCGGAGTGCTGCTGATCGCCGAAGGCCTCGCGCGCGGCATCGTCGCCGCGGTGGCCGGGCAGGTCGGCGGCCCGATGGAGCTGCCGCTGCTGCTGCTCGCGGGCGGGATCCTCGCCCGCCTGGTGGCGGAGTGGGCGACGCGCGTGGTCGCGGCCCGCACCGGCGCCGCGATCAAGGCCGAGCTGCGTGGCGGGCTGCTCGGCGCTCTGCTGCGACCCGGGGTCGACACGCCCCGGGTCGCCCTGCTCGCGGGGCGCCGCCTCGACGAGCTCGACCGCTACTTCCTCGACGTCGTCCCGGCGACGCTGGGGGTGGCGGTGGTGCCGGCGGCGGTGCTCGTGCGGGTGCTCGGCGCGGATCTGCTCAGCACGATCATCCTCGTGCTGACGCTGCCGCTCGTGCCCGTCTTCCTCGCCCTGGTGGGGATGCACACGCGCGACGAGGTCGCGCGGGCGTCGACGGCACTCGACCGGCTGGCCGCGCACCTGGTGGAGCTCGCGCGCGGCCTGCCGGTCATCGTCGGGCTGGGTCGGCTCGACGAGCAGCGGGGCGCCCTCGCCGACATCGCCGAGCGCCATCGACGTGCGACCGTGCGCACCCTGCGCACCGCGTTCCTCTCGGCGCTCGTGCTCGAGCTGATCGCGACGATCTCGGTCGCGGTCGTCGCGGTCGTGATCGGCATCCGACTCATCAACGGCGGCCTGCCGCTCGAGACCGGACTGCTGGTGCTCGTGCTCGCCCCCGAGTGCTTCGCGCCGTTCCGCGCGCTCGGCTCGGCGTTCCACGCCGCCGAGGACGGGCTGGATGCGCTGCGTCGCGCCCGCCGGGTCGTCGTCGAGCGGGTCGGCGGCACCCGGCGCGCCACCGCGACGCAGACCCTCCGGCTCGTCGACGTCAGCGTGACCTACGCCGCCGCCGAGCCCGGACCAGCGCCGACGCCGGCTCTCGGCGCAGTGAACGCCGAGCATCACGGCCCCGGCCTCATCGCGGTGACGGCCCCGAGCGGCGGCGGCAAGTCGACTCTGCTCTCGCTGCTCGCCGACCGCCTCGGCCCCGGCGCGCTCGTCACCGGCGAGTTCGACGCGCCCGCTCCCGCCGCCGTCGCGCGGCAGCACCCCCGCACGACCGAGCCGCGTGTGCTCGACGAGCTGCTGCTCTGGTCGGAGGGCGCCGAGACCGAGAGTCGAGTCCTCGCGGAGCGTCTCGGGCTGCTCCCGCTGCTCGCGCACGACCCGGCGACACTGAGCCCGGGCGAGCTGCGACGCCTCGCGGTCGCGCGCGCGGCGCTGCGCCTCGGCACCGGGGCGCGCATCGCCCTGCTCGACGAGCCGAGCTCCCAACTGGATGCGGCGAGCGCCGCCGCCGTGCGTGACCTGATCCGCGAGCTGGCCGACGACCATCTCGTGGTGGTCGCCACCCACGATCCGCTTCTCGTCGCGCTCGCCGACGCGCGGTGGAGGCTGGATGACGCCGCCCCTGGCCTGGATGCCGGCGCACGCGCCTCCGACACGAGCGGCGAGCCCGTCATCCGCCCGGTGCCCCGAGCCACGACGACGCACGCTGCTGACGCGCTCTCCGTCGATCGTCACGCCACCGCGGGTCCGAGCGCCGCCGTGCGTGCGGTCGATGCCTCCGACGCGTCGAGCCCCTCCAGCTCGTCGCGAGCACGCCCGCCGCTCACGGCTCTGCTCGCACTGCTCGCCCCCGAGCTGCCCCGTCTGCTCGTCGCCGCCGTGCTCGGCGCCGCGGCCACCGTCGCCGCGGCCGCGCTCACCGGCGTCTCGGGCTGGCTGATCGTCCGCGCCGGCGAGCACGTCGCGATCATGTACCTGCTCGTCGCGATCGTCGGAGTGCGCTTCTTCGGCATCGCCCGCGCCGTGCTGCGCTACCTCGAGCGGCTGTTCGGTCACGACGCGGCCCTGCGCGGCGCGGCCCGTCTGCGTGGCCGGCTCTGGTCGGCGCTGGCGTCGCTCGGTCCCGGGTACCGCCGCGCGACGCGGTCGGGCGAGACCCTCGACATGCTCGTCGGCGTCGCCGACACGGTGCGCGATCTGCTGCCGCGCGTCGTGACGCCGGTGCTCGGCGCCGCGCTGTCCCTGGCCGCGTGGATCACCGCCTCGGCGATCGTGCTGCCCGAGTCCCTCGACATCACGATCCCGGCGGCGCTCGTCGCCCTCGTTGCCGCGCCGATCGTGACGCTGCTCGCCGATCGCGCCGCGACCCGGAAGCTCGAGGTCGAGCGCGCCGAGCTGCTGCGTCGCGCCGCCACGGTCGGCGACGCCGCCGACGAGCTCGTTCCGGCGGGTCTCGCCGAAGGCGCGCTCACCGGCCTGCGGCGCACCGCCTCGCGTCTCGCCCGCGCCGAGCATCGGGGAACCGCCGCCGCGGGGGCCGGGTCGGCCGTCGTGCTCGCCGCACTCGGCGCGGCCACGGTCGCCCTGCTCGATCAGGCGGCGCACGCCGTCGCCGTGGGCGCGATCTCCGGTCCCTTCGTCGCGGTGCTCGCGCTGCTGCCGCTCGCGCTCATCGAGGCGGGGGAGGCGGCGGTGGATGCGGCACGTCGCGCTCCGGCGCTGGCGGATGCGCTGGGTCGCATCGCAGCCGTGCCGTCGGCCCCGCCGGCCCCGCCGGCATCGGTCCGCAGCGGTGCGGCGACGAAGCCCGTCGGCGAGCGCGAGGCCGCCACGTCGACGCGCGAGGGCGCACTCGACGGCCGTCCCGCCCTCGTGCTCGACGGCGTGGCGCTGCGCTGGCCGGGTGGTGACCGGGTCGTCGACGATCTCGACGCCGTCGCCACCTCCGCGCAGTGGCTCGTGGTCGATGGCCCCTCCGGCTCGGGCAAATCGACTCTGCTCAGTGCCGTGCTCGGCCAGCTGGCGCCGGAGAAGGGCCGCATCCTGATCCCCGCGGACACCGCGAGGACGACAGCGACCACCGCGCCGACGCCCACGCGCAGCGGCCCCCGTGTGGCCTGGGCGCCGCAGGACGCGCACGTCTTCGATGCGAGCCTGCGCGCCAACCTGCGTCTGGGTCGTCCCGCCGACGACGCCCCTGACGACGCCGAGCTGCTGGATGTGCTGCGCCGAGTCCGCCTCGACCGGGTGCTCGACGCCCGCGATGGACTCGACACCCGCGTCGGCGCCGGGGGAGCGGCCCTCTCCGGCGGGGAGCGGCAGCGCCTCGCCGTCGCCCGCGCCCTGCTCAGCCGCGCCGACGTCGTGCTGATCGACGAGCCGACCGCGCATCTCGATGCCGCGACGGCATCCGCTCTGCTCGCCGAGCTGCGCACCGCTCTCGAGGGGCGCATCGTGGTGCTCGTCTCGCACGACCCCGACGCCGCCGAGCCCGGCGACCTGCGACTCGCACTCGGCAGCGGCACGGCGAGCGCCGCGCCCCTCCTCGTGCTCTGA
- a CDS encoding ammonium transporter, whose translation MDQGNTAFVLICAALVLLMTPGLAFFYGGLVKAKSVISMMMMSFGAIGLVGVLWVVYGYAIAFSNNVGIDGVFGLDVNALFLNNQLEVPKDAAFPPIAFVSFQATFAIITVALISGAIADRAKFGAWMIFAGIWVTIVYFPVASWVFNFTLGKDGSIVDGGWIVYGLSQTPLGVGVIDFAGGTAVHINAGAAALALALVLGKRVGFTKGAYAPHNPPFVLLGAGLLWFGWFGFNAGSEVAADGVAAVAFLNTIVAPAAALLAWIVVEKIKDGKSTSVGAASGAVAGLVAITPACAALTPGWAILLGIVAGAVCALAIDLKFKLGFDDSLDVVGVHLVGGLIGTLYLGFFANGTGLIFSGSFNQLAVQAISALAVLVYSFVLAFAIGFVIEKTIGFRIKNEDEVAGIDQAVHGEEGYVLTAER comes from the coding sequence ATGGATCAAGGCAACACCGCCTTCGTGCTCATCTGCGCAGCGCTCGTGCTGCTCATGACCCCGGGCCTGGCCTTCTTCTACGGCGGACTCGTCAAGGCGAAGAGCGTCATCTCGATGATGATGATGAGCTTCGGCGCGATCGGTCTGGTCGGAGTGCTGTGGGTCGTCTACGGGTACGCGATCGCGTTCAGCAACAACGTGGGCATCGACGGGGTCTTCGGCCTCGACGTGAACGCCCTGTTCCTGAACAACCAGCTCGAGGTGCCGAAGGATGCGGCGTTCCCGCCGATCGCCTTCGTCTCCTTCCAGGCGACCTTCGCGATCATCACCGTCGCGCTGATCTCCGGCGCCATCGCCGACCGCGCCAAGTTCGGCGCGTGGATGATCTTCGCCGGCATCTGGGTCACGATCGTCTACTTCCCGGTCGCGAGCTGGGTCTTCAACTTCACCCTCGGCAAGGACGGCTCGATCGTCGACGGCGGCTGGATCGTCTACGGCCTCAGCCAGACTCCGCTCGGCGTCGGCGTGATCGACTTCGCCGGAGGCACCGCGGTGCACATCAACGCGGGTGCCGCGGCCCTCGCCCTGGCGCTCGTGCTCGGCAAGCGCGTCGGCTTCACCAAGGGCGCCTACGCCCCGCACAACCCGCCCTTCGTGCTCCTCGGCGCCGGTCTGCTCTGGTTCGGCTGGTTCGGCTTCAACGCCGGCTCCGAGGTCGCCGCCGACGGCGTGGCCGCGGTCGCCTTCCTCAACACGATCGTCGCCCCGGCCGCCGCGCTGCTCGCCTGGATCGTCGTCGAGAAGATCAAGGACGGCAAGTCGACCTCGGTCGGCGCCGCGTCGGGTGCCGTCGCCGGTCTGGTCGCGATCACCCCGGCCTGTGCCGCGCTGACCCCCGGCTGGGCGATCCTGCTCGGCATCGTCGCGGGCGCCGTCTGCGCCCTCGCGATCGACCTCAAGTTCAAGCTCGGCTTCGACGACTCGCTCGACGTGGTCGGCGTGCACCTGGTCGGCGGTCTCATCGGAACGCTCTACCTCGGCTTCTTCGCCAACGGCACCGGCCTCATCTTCAGCGGCAGCTTCAACCAGCTGGCGGTCCAGGCGATCAGCGCCCTCGCGGTGCTCGTCTACAGCTTCGTGCTGGCCTTCGCGATCGGCTTCGTGATCGAGAAGACGATCGGATTCCGCATCAAGAACGAAGACGAGGTCGCCGGAATCGACCAGGCGGTGCACGGCGAAGAGGGCTACGTCCTCACCGCCGAGCGCTGA
- the cydB gene encoding cytochrome d ubiquinol oxidase subunit II — translation MDVLPTLWFVVIAVLWTGYLLLEGFDLGVGIHMLVSARGEKERRLMLNTIGPVWDGNEVWLLTAGGATFAAFPYWYASLFSGLYVPLVLVLVALICRAVAIEYRGKHHSLRWGRAWDVALGLGSFVAAFGVGAMLAITTTGLPIDANGDRVGGPFAWLSWQAVIGGLAVVGFCLAHAAAFLGLKTEGAMSTRMRRFFRRGAIPLLIPIVVWVVTVQLADGNPVSWCLVAVAALGSVVGIVGSRRGSDGVGFLGMAVFLVAGVAAIFTAVYPVVLPSSLDPANSLTVSNASSGDYTLGVMTVVAAFGVPLVLASQAWTYWVFRRRLAVHHIPDAHPVVAAVRR, via the coding sequence ATGGACGTTCTGCCCACCCTCTGGTTCGTCGTCATCGCCGTGCTCTGGACCGGCTACCTGCTGCTCGAGGGCTTCGACCTCGGCGTCGGCATACACATGCTCGTCAGCGCCCGCGGCGAGAAGGAGCGTCGTCTGATGCTCAACACGATCGGCCCGGTCTGGGACGGCAACGAGGTCTGGCTGCTCACCGCGGGCGGCGCGACCTTCGCCGCGTTCCCCTACTGGTACGCCTCGCTGTTCTCGGGCCTCTACGTGCCGCTCGTGCTCGTGCTGGTGGCGCTGATCTGCCGCGCCGTCGCGATCGAGTACCGCGGCAAGCACCACTCGCTGCGCTGGGGGCGGGCGTGGGATGTCGCGCTCGGCCTGGGCAGCTTCGTCGCCGCCTTCGGGGTCGGCGCGATGCTCGCGATCACGACCACGGGCCTGCCGATCGACGCGAACGGCGACCGCGTCGGCGGTCCCTTCGCGTGGCTGAGCTGGCAGGCGGTCATCGGCGGTCTCGCGGTCGTCGGCTTCTGCCTCGCGCACGCCGCCGCGTTCCTCGGTCTCAAGACCGAGGGCGCGATGTCGACCCGGATGCGGCGCTTCTTCCGTCGCGGCGCCATCCCGCTGCTCATCCCGATCGTGGTCTGGGTCGTGACGGTGCAGCTCGCCGACGGCAACCCGGTCAGCTGGTGCCTGGTCGCCGTCGCAGCGCTCGGCTCGGTCGTCGGCATCGTCGGGTCGCGACGGGGGAGCGACGGCGTCGGCTTCCTCGGCATGGCTGTCTTCCTGGTGGCCGGCGTCGCGGCGATCTTCACCGCGGTGTACCCGGTCGTGCTGCCGTCGAGCCTCGACCCGGCGAACTCGCTCACGGTGTCGAACGCCTCGAGCGGCGACTACACCCTCGGCGTCATGACGGTGGTGGCCGCGTTCGGCGTGCCGCTCGTGCTGGCCTCGCAGGCTTGGACCTACTGGGTGTTCCGCCGCCGGCTCGCCGTGCATCACATCCCCGACGCCCACCCCGTCGTCGCCGCCGTGCGCCGATGA
- a CDS encoding cytochrome ubiquinol oxidase subunit I, with protein MDPLDIARWQFGITTVYHFLMVPMTLGLGPVVAIMQWRWVRTGDARWLRMTKFWGKIYLINFIMGVATGIVQEFQFGMAWSEYSRFVGDVFGAPLAMEALLAFFFESIFLGLWIFGWTRLPKRIHLATICIAVAGSIVSAYFIIVANSWMQHPVGVELIDGRPVMTDVGAVLTNNTALAAYSHALCGAAGVAGGLLIGISWYHLWRRRRDGIDTVDARGRVVVGAARELPGRDKADHSVWIRSLRIGAAVAIVGFGGVAITGDIQGKLMFEQQPMKMAAAEAACENGTSFSVLTIGDLGAKDCDELTNLIEIPGLLSFLAHGDFDTQITGVNSLISEYQEKYGTNLPDKAIYGERAGEAIEYVPLMPVTYWGFRIMIGFGGLAAFAAVVALWLTRKGTVPRSKWIMRLAVLGILAPFGANAAGWVFTEMGRQPFVVAPNPDGVDGVFMFTAAAVSPGVSAGELLFSVITLTALYAVLLVVEVSILVRYIRGGVASAMPELAHADGGDGDHRDDHDGPDDDDGAHPRTAKQDDGVLSFAY; from the coding sequence ATGGATCCCCTCGACATCGCCCGCTGGCAGTTCGGCATCACGACCGTCTACCACTTCCTCATGGTGCCGATGACGCTCGGCCTCGGCCCCGTCGTCGCGATCATGCAGTGGCGCTGGGTGCGCACCGGCGACGCCCGCTGGCTTCGCATGACGAAGTTCTGGGGAAAGATCTACCTGATCAACTTCATCATGGGCGTCGCCACCGGCATCGTGCAGGAGTTCCAGTTCGGCATGGCCTGGAGCGAGTACTCGCGCTTCGTCGGCGACGTCTTCGGCGCCCCGCTCGCGATGGAGGCGCTGCTCGCCTTCTTCTTCGAGTCGATCTTCCTCGGCCTCTGGATCTTCGGCTGGACGCGGCTGCCGAAACGCATCCACCTCGCGACGATCTGCATCGCCGTCGCCGGCTCGATCGTCTCGGCGTACTTCATCATCGTCGCGAACTCGTGGATGCAGCATCCCGTCGGCGTCGAGCTCATCGACGGCCGCCCGGTCATGACCGACGTCGGGGCCGTGCTGACGAACAACACCGCCCTCGCCGCCTACAGCCACGCGCTCTGCGGCGCCGCCGGCGTCGCCGGCGGGCTGCTCATCGGCATCAGCTGGTACCACCTGTGGCGTCGGCGTCGCGACGGCATCGACACGGTGGATGCGCGGGGTCGCGTCGTCGTCGGGGCGGCGCGCGAGCTGCCGGGCCGCGACAAGGCCGACCACTCCGTCTGGATCCGCTCGCTGCGCATCGGCGCCGCCGTCGCGATCGTCGGCTTCGGCGGGGTCGCGATCACCGGCGACATCCAGGGCAAGCTCATGTTCGAGCAGCAGCCGATGAAGATGGCGGCGGCCGAGGCGGCCTGCGAGAACGGCACGAGCTTCTCGGTGCTGACGATCGGCGACCTCGGCGCGAAGGACTGCGACGAGCTGACCAACCTGATCGAGATCCCCGGGCTGCTGTCGTTCCTCGCGCACGGCGACTTCGACACCCAGATCACCGGCGTCAACTCGCTCATCAGCGAGTACCAGGAGAAGTACGGCACGAACCTGCCCGACAAGGCGATCTACGGCGAGCGCGCCGGCGAGGCGATCGAGTACGTGCCGCTCATGCCGGTCACCTACTGGGGCTTCCGCATCATGATCGGCTTCGGCGGGCTCGCCGCCTTCGCCGCCGTCGTCGCGCTCTGGCTGACCCGCAAGGGCACCGTGCCGCGCTCGAAGTGGATCATGCGCCTGGCGGTGCTCGGCATCCTCGCCCCCTTCGGAGCCAACGCGGCCGGGTGGGTGTTCACTGAGATGGGCCGCCAGCCCTTCGTGGTGGCGCCGAATCCCGACGGCGTCGACGGCGTCTTCATGTTCACGGCCGCGGCGGTCTCGCCGGGCGTCTCGGCGGGCGAGCTGCTGTTCTCGGTCATCACGCTGACGGCGCTCTACGCGGTGCTGCTGGTGGTCGAGGTGTCGATCCTGGTGCGCTACATCCGCGGCGGCGTGGCGTCGGCGATGCCGGAGCTGGCGCACGCCGACGGCGGGGATGGCGACCACCGTGACGACCACGACGGACCGGATGACGACGACGGCGCGCATCCCCGCACCGCGAAGCAGGACGACGGCGTGCTGTCGTTCGCCTACTGA
- a CDS encoding M56 family metallopeptidase, with amino-acid sequence MLLASALLAALAVLLAVPVPILLDRAEWPRRAPATALVLWQAIALSGGLSMVGALATFGLAPFGDDLIHAAGRFLEVVSTEKTVPTSDVWPTLAVGAAALLVAHLVLNLALTVVVSVRERRRHRDLVTLLSSPDPGRPGTRLLDDPAPLAYCLPGVGSLPMTVLSQGLVELLADDELGAVVAHERAHLAQRHALMTTAFRAWSLSLPWFPIASRARASVARLVEYLADDTARASHGPEPLARAIALVGGSEGTSPTETGAADRSAILDRVRRVGLPPLPSAVRILITVGAVALVVVPTVLLLGPALLDG; translated from the coding sequence GTGCTGCTGGCCTCGGCCCTGCTCGCCGCCCTCGCGGTGCTGCTGGCGGTGCCCGTGCCGATCCTGCTCGATCGTGCCGAGTGGCCGCGACGGGCGCCCGCGACCGCGCTCGTGCTCTGGCAGGCCATCGCGCTCTCAGGAGGGCTCTCGATGGTGGGCGCCCTCGCCACCTTCGGGCTCGCGCCCTTCGGCGACGACCTCATCCACGCCGCCGGCCGCTTCCTCGAGGTCGTCAGCACCGAGAAGACCGTGCCGACCTCCGACGTCTGGCCGACGCTCGCCGTCGGCGCCGCCGCGCTGCTCGTCGCGCACCTCGTGCTGAACCTGGCGCTCACGGTCGTCGTGAGCGTGCGCGAGCGCCGTCGCCACCGCGACCTCGTGACGCTGCTCAGCTCACCCGACCCGGGGCGCCCCGGCACGCGGCTGCTCGACGACCCCGCTCCCCTGGCCTACTGCCTGCCGGGCGTGGGATCCCTGCCGATGACCGTGCTCTCGCAGGGCCTCGTCGAGCTGCTCGCCGACGACGAGCTCGGCGCCGTCGTGGCGCACGAGCGGGCGCACCTCGCGCAACGGCACGCGCTCATGACGACGGCGTTCCGGGCCTGGAGCCTGTCGCTGCCGTGGTTCCCGATCGCGTCTCGTGCGCGGGCGAGCGTCGCGCGCCTCGTCGAGTACCTCGCCGACGACACGGCGCGCGCGAGTCACGGACCGGAGCCGCTCGCGCGGGCGATCGCCCTCGTCGGCGGATCCGAGGGCACCAGCCCGACGGAGACGGGCGCCGCCGACCGCTCGGCGATCCTCGACCGGGTGCGCCGGGTCGGGCTCCCGCCGCTGCCGAGCGCGGTGCGCATCCTCATCACCGTCGGCGCCGTGGCGCTCGTCGTGGTGCCGACCGTGCTGCTGCTCGGCCCCGCGCTGCTCGACGGCTGA
- a CDS encoding BlaI/MecI/CopY family transcriptional regulator, giving the protein MAALGELERSVMDQLWSTPAGLTAYDLVDLLPADAGKRLAPTTVLTVLSRLEKKGFVTRERSTRPHRYTAVASRADHSAELMRDVLDGADDRVAVLERFVGQVSPAEAAALRELLLGRARDAS; this is encoded by the coding sequence ATGGCAGCACTGGGCGAGCTCGAGCGCTCCGTCATGGACCAGCTCTGGAGCACCCCCGCGGGGCTCACCGCCTACGACCTCGTCGACCTGCTCCCCGCCGACGCGGGCAAGCGGCTCGCCCCGACCACCGTGCTCACGGTGCTCTCGCGGCTCGAGAAGAAGGGCTTCGTGACGCGCGAGCGCAGTACCCGCCCGCACCGCTACACCGCCGTCGCCAGCCGCGCCGACCACTCGGCCGAGCTCATGCGCGACGTGCTCGACGGCGCCGACGACCGGGTCGCCGTGCTCGAGCGCTTCGTCGGCCAGGTCAGCCCCGCCGAGGCGGCCGCCCTGCGCGAGCTGCTGCTCGGCCGCGCGCGCGACGCGAGCTAG
- the zapE gene encoding cell division protein ZapE: MTGAEIAQSLVPPRQFDGATLESYRPDPDYPSQSEAVERVRAFVASWGPRQGGLFSRRRRGAETRPGIYLDGGFGVGKTHLLAALWSLAPGRKYFGTFIEYTALVGALGYQNTVKTLSGASLIAIDEFELDDPGDTMMMSRLLGELAAGGTRIAATSNTPPNALGEGRFAAADFLREISALADRFEIVRIDGLDYRRREVEGNAVILDDAGVDAGLQSIDGDVASDDFAGLLKHLSSVHPSRYVKMVDGLRGIGIRDVRTLTDQSDALRFVAFVDRLYDAQVRIFSTGTPLDQVFGDDMLAGGYRKKYLRAISRLVALTAGRD; encoded by the coding sequence ATGACCGGGGCCGAGATCGCCCAGTCGCTCGTGCCGCCGCGGCAGTTCGACGGCGCCACGCTCGAGAGCTACCGGCCCGACCCCGACTACCCGTCGCAGTCGGAGGCCGTCGAGCGCGTGCGTGCCTTCGTCGCCAGCTGGGGCCCGCGCCAGGGCGGTCTGTTCTCGCGCCGACGTCGCGGCGCCGAGACCCGCCCGGGCATCTACCTCGACGGCGGCTTCGGCGTCGGCAAGACCCACCTTCTCGCGGCGCTCTGGTCGCTCGCGCCGGGCCGCAAGTACTTCGGCACCTTCATCGAGTACACCGCTCTCGTCGGCGCCCTCGGCTACCAGAACACGGTCAAGACCCTCAGCGGCGCGAGCCTCATCGCGATCGACGAGTTCGAGCTCGACGACCCGGGCGACACGATGATGATGAGTCGTCTGCTCGGTGAGCTCGCCGCCGGCGGCACCCGCATCGCCGCGACCTCGAACACGCCGCCGAACGCGCTCGGTGAGGGACGCTTCGCCGCCGCCGACTTCCTGCGCGAGATCAGCGCCCTCGCCGACCGCTTCGAGATCGTGCGCATCGACGGCCTCGACTACCGCCGCCGCGAGGTCGAGGGCAACGCCGTCATCCTCGACGACGCGGGAGTGGATGCGGGCCTGCAGTCGATCGACGGCGACGTCGCCTCCGACGACTTCGCAGGCCTGCTCAAGCACCTCTCCTCCGTGCACCCCTCGCGCTACGTGAAGATGGTCGACGGGCTGCGCGGCATCGGCATCCGCGACGTGCGCACCCTGACCGACCAGTCGGACGCGCTGCGCTTCGTCGCCTTCGTCGACCGGCTCTACGACGCGCAGGTGCGCATCTTCTCGACGGGCACGCCGCTCGACCAGGTGTTCGGCGACGACATGCTCGCGGGCGGCTACCGCAAGAAGTACCTGCGGGCGATCTCGCGTCTCGTCGCGCTCACTGCCGGACGCGACTGA